A portion of the Oscillospiraceae bacterium genome contains these proteins:
- a CDS encoding manganese efflux pump MntP family protein, which yields MEWSFVFFLNSALLGVGLAMDAFSVSMANGLHDPKMGKDTMCRIAGTFGVFQAVMPMTGWICVHTIVELFSSFETFIPWIALALLGYIGGKMLVDGIKGEEAEEATELSAGALFMQGVATSIDALSVGFTISEYGWLMALAASIIIAVVTFFLCMAGLNIGKKFGTELSGKASILGGVILIGIGLEIFISGVF from the coding sequence ATGGAATGGAGTTTTGTGTTTTTCCTCAACAGTGCCCTGCTGGGCGTAGGTCTGGCGATGGATGCGTTTTCGGTGTCCATGGCAAACGGTCTGCATGACCCCAAAATGGGCAAAGACACCATGTGCAGGATCGCGGGCACCTTCGGCGTGTTCCAGGCCGTGATGCCCATGACCGGCTGGATCTGTGTGCACACCATCGTGGAGCTGTTCTCGTCCTTTGAAACGTTCATCCCGTGGATCGCGCTGGCCCTGCTGGGCTACATCGGCGGCAAGATGCTGGTGGACGGCATCAAGGGTGAAGAGGCCGAGGAGGCCACCGAGCTCAGTGCCGGTGCCCTGTTCATGCAGGGCGTAGCCACCAGCATCGACGCGCTTTCGGTGGGCTTTACCATCTCGGAGTACGGCTGGCTGATGGCGCTGGCGGCATCCATCATCATTGCGGTGGTCACCTTCTTCCTCTGCATGGCGGGCCTGAACATCGGCAAGAAGTTCGGCACCGAGCTCTCCGGCAAGGCATCCATCCTGGGCGGCGTCATCCTCATCGGCATCGGTCTGGAGATTTTCATCTCCGGGGTGTTCTGA